Proteins found in one Magnolia sinica isolate HGM2019 chromosome 5, MsV1, whole genome shotgun sequence genomic segment:
- the LOC131247237 gene encoding uncharacterized protein LOC131247237, translating into MEVLAANNLSRSLPTPFNMLRKLAIQVNLKYQRQAYVVMLLLKRCPYLQELYVALHGMDTHYLEEPYPEYSDIDEPFCCLDACLEEVWLSNFMGFDCEVEFAKFIIANAGVLKRITILGNVRDDLKAALESIQKASSYACINFKF; encoded by the exons ATGGAG GTTTTGGCAGCAAATAATTTGTCACGGTCCCTTCCAACTCCATTCAATATGCTAAGAAAATTAGCCATCCAAGTAAATTTGAAATATCAAAGGCAAGCCTACGTTGTCATGCTACTACTCAAAAGATGCCCTTACCTGCAGGAATTGTATGTCGCG CTCCATGGCATGGATACACATTATTTGGAAGAACCCTATCCTGAATATTCGGACATTGACGAGCCCTTTTGCTGTCTAGACGCATGCTTGGAGGAAGTATGGTTGAGCAATTTCATGGGTTTTGATTGCGAGGTGGAGTTTGCAAAATTTATCATAGCAAATGCTGGAGTGCTCAAGAGAATAACTATTCTAGGGAATGTCCGTGACGATCTCAAAGCTGCCTTAGAATCAATACAAAAGGCTTCTTCATATGCAtgtataaattttaaattttga